The Cohaesibacter intestini genome has a window encoding:
- a CDS encoding DUF2478 domain-containing protein: MTIAYIRSLQRGGTNELFDLFAHHLLAQGFRVVGTIQTNTPRPKSHKCDMDVRILPDGDIIRISQDLGPNSRGCHLDPSALEEAVMQTTARLDQADLLILNKFGKQEAQGRGFRDVIAQAVMQDIPVLVGVNDLNLADFLTFCGDEAVELPTDREHLFKWGDALKLPQNS, translated from the coding sequence ATGACCATCGCCTATATTCGCAGCCTGCAACGCGGCGGCACCAATGAGCTGTTTGATCTTTTCGCCCATCACCTGCTGGCGCAAGGGTTTCGCGTTGTTGGCACCATCCAGACCAACACCCCGCGCCCCAAAAGCCACAAATGCGATATGGATGTGCGCATTCTGCCCGATGGTGACATCATCCGGATTTCGCAAGATCTCGGACCAAATTCGCGGGGCTGCCACCTCGATCCATCGGCGCTGGAAGAGGCTGTGATGCAAACCACGGCCCGCCTCGATCAGGCCGATCTGCTGATCCTCAACAAATTCGGCAAACAGGAAGCCCAGGGACGCGGCTTTCGTGACGTGATCGCACAGGCTGTCATGCAGGACATTCCCGTGCTGGTCGGTGTTAATGACCTCAATCTGGCGGATTTTCTGACCTTTTGCGGTGATGAAGCTGTTGAGCTGCCAACGGATCGCGAGCATCTGTTCAAGTGGGGCGACGCATTAAAGCTTCCCCAGAACAGCTGA